In Pyrus communis chromosome 11, drPyrComm1.1, whole genome shotgun sequence, the sequence ATGTTGTTACTttaaggagtggaaaagaagtttttGAGCAGCCAAGGATGCAAAAGAGGCCTAGAAAAGATACAAATGAGCAAGGGGAACAACAAACCAAAAATCTTGAGCAAAATGAGGCTTcaacaaaaactgaaaagtcTCCTAAAGATACAGAATTGAACCAAAAAGATTCTGATAAGGTAAGTAAAGAAGTTCAAAATTCATTTAACTCACGTGTCCCTATTCCTTTTCCTCATAGGTTTATGAAGTCTAAGAAAGAGCAAACTGATAAGGAAATCTTGGATACTTTCCGAAAAGTCCAAGTGAACTTACCTCTTTTAGATGCCATAAAACAAGTGCCCAAATATGCAAAGTTCCTTAAAGAGCTGTGTATGAACAAAAGGAGATTCAATGATCAAGAAACTGTGGCATTAAGCGAGGAAGTATCAGTTGTTTTGCAGAGAAAGCTACCACCGAAGTTGAAGGACGTCGGTAGCTTTACCATTCCATGTGTAATTGGAAGGAAAGAGTTTGGGAGAGCATTGTGTGATTTGGGGGCATCCATCAATCTGATGTCATATTCAGTGTATGAATCACTAAACCTTGGAGACTTGAAGGAAACAAAGGTAGTAATCCAGTTGGCAGATCGTTCAAATAGATATCCCAAAGGCCTATTGGAGGATGTACTTGTGCAAGTGAATGAGCTTATTTTTCCCGCTGACTTTTTTGTTCTTGAGATGGAACATGACCCTATGCCTACTGCACTTCCTCTTATATTAGGAAGACCATTTCTTAAAACGGCGTGTACGAAGATTGATGTCTACGATGATACTTTAACCATGGAAATTGATGGAGAAAGCATCAAGTTCAAAATCTTCAATGCTATGAGGTACCCTAGTAATTTTGAATCTTGTTTGTGTATTGATGCGTTTGACTATTTTGTGCAGGATTGTTTTAATGAAGGTGTGGGACAAGACATTTTATAGAAGGTGTTAGTGCATAGCATTACACATGGAAAACTTAATTATTCCGAACACATTGAAGAAGAATTGATCCAGAcagtggcagcccttgagtctcTTTCACCAATTCGTGGTGAGTCttcttcctattttatttctcttcctaCTTCTAACGAAAAAATTCTTCCTTctgtgattcaggcacccaaattGGAGCTTAAACCGATTCCTGAAcatttgaagtatgcatttttGGGAGAGGATGAAACATTACCGGTCATCATATCGTCACAACTCACAGCAGAAGAGGGGGAGAAACTGATCCGTGTACTGAAAGATCACAAAACTGCCATAGCTTAAAGCATTGcagatatcaaaggtataaatCCAGCTACATGTATGCATAGGATTCTGCTGGAGGAAGGTGCAAAACCTacaaaggaagctcaacgccGTTTGAACCCACTCATGATGGAGGTTGTCAAGAAAAAGGTTATCAAGCGTCTTGATGTTTGGGCGGGCTAGAAGGTGAATAATGACTGTTGAAGGTGAATCATCTATTAGTCGTTCAGCGGATCTGAGATGGAGCGCGCCATGATTGCGCACCATGTTGGGACAATGTTGCGGAACAAATATCCTACGAAGTGGGCGTTTTGGAAAAAGTGCCAATTAGTAATTTAATCATTATGTTTAgtatttaattacttttttcGCATAACAGTCTAATTATATTCTTGATGAAATAGACTATAACCTAATGATTTCGTTGATGACATACTCAAGAGGCGCTACTGGGAGTGAAAGTATGACGCCGAGCAAAATGGAGAAGCACCACCACCTCAataaatgtttgatttagaTGCTATGAacgaataaaataaattttttttgtatgtattcGTGGACGGTAGCTTTTAAGTTTTTtctaaacactataatatttACTTTAAGTATTGGATTTGGATAgcttatataaatattttattttcgttAATTTAGTAAAATTTAGGCCATactaaaatactttaaaaacaattaataacTTGTGCGATAAGTATCTCTGTTGGTCGCATATATTGTCTTCGCAAGTAGACATTCGTCGCTCAGAGCTTCTTCGCGGGACGAACTATTCGTCGAATAATGTGAATTAGGTTTATCAACGATATATGTTTTGCAACAAAGCCTCAGTTGCGAGACGCAGAGCTGCAAAACATTTTTTGCATTTGCTGCCTCTACGTTCCCTTCCCCATCTCTCTTCAATCTCCAACTCCACCTCGACCTCCACCTCGACTCCCTTCATCGTCCTCGATCTATCCCTCTCTATTCGGTAAACGATTTGATTTTGTAgttaaatttttcattgtgaattcatataaaaaaaattaaatttgttttctatAGGGTTGTTGTATACGATTATCAGGGAATAACACATTTGAAAGTATTTTCAAAGCTAATACATTTTACACTAacttagtttatttttttttttaattttatttgtgagACCCCGATAATTTATTACCAAAGAAAAGAGGTATTTGGAAACTATTTCTCGAAAAGGTCCTTGTATATGAAGATAGTAGGAATTATTATGAGCTcgtatgtcacatcccggcctggggcggatcacttcctgggcccgcaccaccaccgtagcacgatattgtccgctttgggcttaccattcattccctcacgattttgtttttgggaactcacgagcaacttcccagtgggtcaccca encodes:
- the LOC137707758 gene encoding uncharacterized protein, which translates into the protein MDINLFPTTITVHLASFKQDRRHNFSLNNNKLQKTDKAIENLECQMSQLASLMGQQHQPGRLPSQTVVNPNAEQMNVVTLRSGKEVFEQPRMQKRPRKDTNEQGEQQTKNLEQNEASTKTEKSPKDTELNQKDSDKVSKEVQNSFNSRVPIPFPHRFMKSKKEQTDKEILDTFRKVQVNLPLLDAIKQVPKYAKFLKELCMNKRRFNDQETVALSEEVSVVLQRKLPPKLKDVGSFTIPCVIGRKEFGRALCDLGASINLMSYSVYESLNLGDLKETKVVIQLADRSNRYPKGLLEDVLVQVNELIFPADFFVLEMEHDPMPTALPLILGRPFLKTACTKIDVYDDTLTMEIDGESIKFKIFNAMRIVLMKAPKLELKPIPEHLKYAFLGEDETLPVIISSQLTAEEGEKLIRVLKDHKTAIA